CGTCCGCGTCATCCACTGTGAGGGTCGACCCTGGAAAGACAACATAGCCTTCTGCCCCACCCTGGGTGGTCCCTGCACTCTGGCACCGAACGGCCCGGCGCGCCTGAGCGCTGACCGCAGCCTGCCGGCCGAACGCTGGAGCGTTCTGGAGCTGCTTGACCACGCCGGACCGCCCCCCATGGCGGTCTTCCCGGAAGTCCGCCCAGGCACTGGGTTGCGCAAAAACGAGGAACTCACCAGCCGCCTGGGCGGCTGGCTCAACCGCCTCAACCGAATCCGGCCACTGCTCAAATGCAGCCACGAAGGCTGCGGACAGACTCTGATCACCAAAAAAGGCTATGCACGCTTCCTGGCGTCCTACCCTGTCACGATCTTCAACTGCCCAGAAACAGGCAAAGGTCACGACCGCGACGTTAAACTCACGCACTGCTGGGGCTGTAACGGGATCATCGACTCGCGCAAGAGCCGCTACCAGGACGGGATGAGCACTTACAACGTCTGTCTGAACTGCGCTGCCGGCGAGCGTAATGCGGCGACGGTGGGTGACACCTGCCCCCATTGCGGGCACGGGCCAATGCGCCTGGGCCGCAGTGGGCCCATCCGCCACAGCCCCCTGGGCCTGCACTGCACCCGCCCCGGGTGCCGCAAGGTGTGCGGACTGAATAGCAACACCCGGCCCTATCTCAGCTCACGCGTGCTGCGCCGCTAGGGTGTAAGTGTCACTTAAACCCAGATTTCATGTACATGCGAAAAGGATCACCTGTGAAATTGCCGCGATGGGCGTCCATGACCTGGACGCCTGGGCTTTACCATTGGGGACGTATGACCACTCCAGACCCGGCCAGTTCAGTTGCGCCGCTCTCGCCGAGCCCCAGCGGCAGTATGGCGATGATGCTCTACAAGGCCAACTTGCAGGCCCGAGCATGGACCTGGGCGGATCTCGAGCCGGACGAACTGCGGCGCCGCGCCATCCAGGCGGCCCGTGACCGCGAGGCCCTTTGGGGACTGACGGAAGCGCATCTGCTGCTCAACGGTCTCGCCGGGGCCAGGGTCAGCGCCCATACGGTCCGCGCGTACCACAAGGGCATCCTGACCTTCCTTGATTTCGCCGAGAAGCACGGCGTGCAGCTCCTGCGTCCGCGCGCCAACCACGGCGTGGCGTACGTGCGCTGGCTCGAAGGGCAGAAGCTGAGCACATCCAGCGTCCGCACGCGCCTCGCCGCCGCACGCAAACTCTTCTCAGCGCTGCGCTGGGCAGATGCCAGCTCCGCAACACCCTTCGCCGACGTCCGGCCCGCACCGGACCCCGTTCCGCGCACTGAGAAACGCCGACCGTACACAGACGAGGAAATCGCGCTTCTGGTCCGCACGGGGGACACAGAGGAGAAGGTGATCCTTCTGCTGGGCGCGCACGCCGGCCTGCGGGTCAGTGAAATCTGCAGCCTGCAGCGTCAGGACGTACACCTCGACGCGCAGCCACCACACCTGATCATCACCGGCAAGCGGCAGAAAAGGCAGAGCGTCCCCCTGAGCCGCTCACTGAGCCAAGCGCTACAGGCGTGGCTGGCGGGAACACCATCTCTGGGGCCG
The genomic region above belongs to Deinococcus grandis and contains:
- a CDS encoding tyrosine-type recombinase/integrase, with amino-acid sequence MTTPDPASSVAPLSPSPSGSMAMMLYKANLQARAWTWADLEPDELRRRAIQAARDREALWGLTEAHLLLNGLAGARVSAHTVRAYHKGILTFLDFAEKHGVQLLRPRANHGVAYVRWLEGQKLSTSSVRTRLAAARKLFSALRWADASSATPFADVRPAPDPVPRTEKRRPYTDEEIALLVRTGDTEEKVILLLGAHAGLRVSEICSLQRQDVHLDAQPPHLIITGKRQKRQSVPLSRSLSQALQAWLAGTPSLGPQVIAGKSSDYVQNRVKRVCERAGVRYERRQVHGLRHSAGTRVYTDTGDLLAVRDHLRHADITSSEIYVEYSRKQKPSAVRNW